One Vespula vulgaris chromosome 7, iyVesVulg1.1, whole genome shotgun sequence genomic window, TTTGGCAAAAGTAATTTCGAAGAGCAGGTGCCGATTCATTGGCATTTTGGTTCCAGAAAGAGACATCGCTATATAGATGATACTGGGCTACGAGCCAATCTTTGCGTATCGCGCTGTAAACGCTCGCATTAAACACCTTCGAACATTTCAAACGGTATGGATTTACTTTTGGAATGTTTTAAGCGATAAAACGATCAATGTATATAGGAAAAAGATCTATAAGAAACATTAATGAAAAGATGTTCCTTATATTGCTCTCGTAAATGTATGTTGTAATCAGTAGTATCACCGAGAtcatttacttacttacttacattgtcgatatattttacattctttttcttgttttcttatctttctttttattcgcaGCAACCTAGCAATATATATCGATCAAAGCATCTCGATGTTCGGCGTTGAATAATTCCGTTGATCGGAATTGGTAACGGCACAGATACATTCACCGTGCTGTTCGATTCGTATCCATTGTTTTCTGGTACGATTCGTTTGGAGACTCTCAATCTCGATCTCTATCTCGTCGTGATAGATCGCCGATTCGACCGGTGTACAGCTCATATTGAAACTCTTGCAGCATCCGGAATGTACGTCGCAGCGCTTCGAAACAATGTAAAGTGGAAAATTGACGATCTCGGAATTTGTATGAACAGTCTGCATCAGATCTCTTAAATTATAAGAGCGGGATTGTGGTTCTCCGCAAAGGAAATTTTCCGATGGTTCtaacgaacgagagaagttCAATCTTTTAGGTGTACGATGATGATGACTTTTATTGTTAGTCGCCATCGATTGAGCCGTATTACTCAATATCGGTGTGATCAAGATGAATAGCCTAAGGCAAAAGTCGTATTTAATCGGttgtattaacattttttttcttcttcttaatgtCTCTTCTTGTCAGCTACTATCCAATATGTCTTCGTATCACTCACTCGCAATTATTGAACCGTTCTTTCACTATCCTCGCACTTATTAAAACGGCGATGAAAATTTTGGTCCATGCGGGAGAACGTTTAGTGACAAACCTCATCCGATAGAAACAACGAGgatttaaatgaaagaaaattttcttatccCGAAGAAAACGTCGTCGGACGCATTCTTGACTGACTGAGATTCGCCTGCTAGCAGAGGAGTATTTATACATGGCAGGGAGGTTGCACGCGTGATCGGTGGTCGATGAACGTGTACCATCGCGTGGAATAACGTTCTACGTAAGAGCGTCGATTTTCTTAACGAATAAATCGATTGTGCAATTCTTCGTCTCGTCACCCACAAATTCACTATACCAATATTTCAATTTCCCTTACTTCCTTAATCATCATTTAAAAGTACATGCgttatttctataattctttttcctctattCTTATTAAGAGGAaggattttattaaatatttcaaggtTCTTTCCAGAAATTATATAGGCGAAGTAATCGATGACATTATCAAATAACTGTTCTACTTTCCCTTATAaaggaattattaataaaagatatataagatttatttattaaggtCGGCTTAATATTCGATAcatcaatgaaattttcttattttagtAAAGGGTTTTATATTGACTCATACCGTCGTGATTCATCAAGCATCCTTTCATCACTTAAGAATgtctatgtattttttatcataaattaattttagtcAAAGCAAACCCTGTGGAATATAACAATTGTAATCAACAATTGGTTGTTACTacgtattcatttttttatgtgATTCGTCTCttgtttatatacacacacacacatatatatatatattataggaAAATTAAGTAGAACAATTTGTATCATTGTTAcatagaggaaaaaaagataatatatgtcTTCTCAGTTTTAATGATTTCTAAGGaaattcatagaaaatattagatattacaagaaaaataCGTATGAGATGACGTATTAGGGAATAAGGAAACTCTCGaggaaaaatgatattttacataataacaGGTGCGTCATATTGGAGCATGATTATACAAATCCATAAAAAAGTTCCAACAAATTAATCAGGAAAAGAATGAGAGCATCCCTTATTACAAGAAAAATACAGTGAGAATTAATTTacgattcattattttcttttttctttttttaataagtacaGAAAACTCagaaaaagatgtaaaaagatcgatcgaattgttaagaaatttttcgaaataatttttgaattgtttgtcgcatatatacacaaatgtaaaagtattataaaaaaaaaggaaaaaaaaaagaacacaaaacGCATCGAATCGTCTCGTTAGCTACATAGAATTAATAGATCAAGATACGCACGTGCGTTCAAGTTCCATGAccttataattataaataaatcgacaTCTGGAATTGTACGAAGAAAGTGACGATCGCTTAGTTTTAAAGAGTAGCCATATGGAATATATGCATACCGAtatgataaaattagaaatccTATAAAATAGTTCTGTGtcaaaaaaagatttgactgaaataaaaaggacgaagatctcataatttctaaaaatacatatactttaTCGTAAAATTGAAATAGTTTAACTACgatctatacattttttttatacgaatttgattttttatgaattcGATCAACAGATATTCGAATACTATTCTactcttcattcttttctatatttgtcaaaaatttattttattaattttaagacGATCATTACAACCATTTATGTGTTGTTcatttacattaataatataaactataGAAAATCATCGGAGTTGTAACAAAAGTTGTAATTATCGAAGAatctttaattataaatatttaacattgtACGATTAGTTAAGTAAGTAATCGATAAAGATATcattatcgatatcgattgAACGGGATGTACCTTTAgatatcttaataaaaaagatagcaTGTCAATGCGTTAATTACAATGTCATATTTGCTAACTCATGCACGATACTATAACGTATTGCTGACGTAAACGTAACGGGGATATCCCTTGCGGTAAAAGAATTGACTAGACTCATTACTAATACCGGTTTCTCACTACTCTAACAAGTGTAAAATTATGGTACAAGACttgtgtaatttatttatacacgGTATATATCatagtttatttttagaaaattaaattttatatttctagaatgatatttaaagaggaaataaagaaaaaacatttgtttcCTTAAGTAATTATTGATTGCGCtgtgatgataaaaaaagaaagattatcttttttttttttaatttaatacacCATTATACATCACTTCGTGGAAGTATACTGTCCTAACTTTTTGCatcttaaattaaaatttaagttTCTAATCACGATTTGAAACGGTTTTAAGAAGAACTAAAATATCCATGGTCAAACGCAATTGcctaattttatattcaatgcCTTACACATTAGCATCGTCTACCTTGGTGAGTCAGTCCCGTAAAATGGCACAAACGGATGTGCTCATGTAGGAAAGATCGGAGAATAATATAGACATTTCATAGTCATACCATATTACCAATTTTTAAGGTGAAGTAGCAGGAACAAGATCTTTCTACTCACCCCCTTGAATACCACAGGAATGCCAAGTCAGCTTCACGGATTCCGGTGTCtttggaagaataaaaagatcacGAATGTCTTTTGTGACATCAAGTAGACATGCCGGAGACGTTCACTACACACGATGACTCACTGCAACCTGTCGCATTTCTCTCAACGAGAAGCATCTGGTGCTTGTCTACTCTAAATAATATGACGTCTTCAAGTATCCTCTTGTTCTTATCATTGAtcatatcttcttttctagataaaaaatattaaaaatattagagctatttaaagaattatcaatattatttctttttttatattttttagattaaGCTGTGTTTTATTTTGAGAATTTGAGAAACgtgtacattaaaaaaaaaaaaaaa contains:
- the LOC127065034 gene encoding platelet-derived growth factor subunit A-like is translated as MLIQPIKYDFCLRLFILITPILSNTAQSMATNNKSHHHRTPKRLNFSRSLEPSENFLCGEPQSRSYNLRDLMQTVHTNSEIVNFPLYIVSKRCDVHSGCCKSFNMSCTPVESAIYHDEIEIEIESLQTNRTRKQWIRIEQHGECICAVTNSDQRNYSTPNIEML